One window from the genome of Hoplias malabaricus isolate fHopMal1 chromosome X2, fHopMal1.hap1, whole genome shotgun sequence encodes:
- the LOC136676769 gene encoding SH3 domain-binding protein 4-A isoform X2 translates to MAAHRIRVSNNNNALPRCKSEGTLIDLSEGLSEASLTDVKVPSPSALRLDTSASFGTAQEVVAIKDYCPSSFTTLKFSKGDHLYVLDTSGGEWWYAHNNTEMGYIPSAYVQPVNYRNSYLSDSGMIDNLGDCSDEGVKEMDLLGEWTGVSLKPPLPYNNNNPFSMHSSTNPFLNGSVQGALDQNSNEKANQNNSIDLLLFDSLTPIPSALISTTTSNGTATFYNNGNSICDGMPTSPSVEPLQISRKDNPFFRSKRSYSLSELSILQSQSNPPLPSSGFFTGLKAPSPEQFQSREDFRTAWLNHRKLARSCHDLDSLGQNPGWGQTQPVETNIVCKLDSCGGAVQLPDTSISIHIPEGHVAVGDTQQISIKALLDPPLELNNDRCTTVSPVVEIKLSNMEIKSFITLEMKISVEVKKESRQVAKVICVRSDCKEGPYIPVPQAYIYGDTVQVQLDSLEPCMYVAVVVQSNHVLFNSTVWDHVVKKVTLGLYGPKHIHPSFKTVVAIFGHDCAPKTLLVTEVGKQAQSAPPVALQLWGKHQFVLARPQDLQIGMYSNMSNYEVKASDQARVVRGFQVKLGKVSRLIYMISSRNADELSDFTLRVQVKDDQDCILAQFCVQTPQPPPKTGIRANGQRRFLKKKEVGKIILSPLAITTKYPQFQERCITNLRFGKLIKTVIRQTKNQYLLEYKKGDVIALLSEEKIKLKGQLWTKEWYIGYYQGKTGLVHVKNVLVLGKVKPIYFCGPDLTTTMLLEQTLKPCKFLTYIYASVRTVLMENVGNWRAFADALGYGNLPLTYFCRAELDSEPEKVASVLEKLKEDCNNMEIKEKKSFQKELMTGCVDIRFCHFHMWS, encoded by the exons ATGGCCGCCCATCGGATCCGAGtgagcaacaacaacaatgccCTGCCTCGCTGCAAGTCAGAGGGAACCTTGATTGACCTCAGCGAGGGACTCTCTGAGGCCAGTCTTACAGATGTCAAAG tgCCTTCTCCCAGTGCCTTGCGGTTGGATACCTCTGCATCCTTTGGGACTGCGCAGGAAGTGGTGGCCATCAAGGATTACTGCCCATCCAGCTTTACCACTTTGAAGTTCTCAAAAGGTGACCACCTCTATGTGCTGGACACATCCGGTGGGGAGTGGTGGTATGCCCACAACAACACAGAAATGGGGTACATTCCTTCTGCCTACGTCCAGCCTGTCAATTATAGGAATTCATATCTCAGTGACAGTGGAATGATTGACAATCTTGGGGACTGCTCAGATGAAGGGGTGAAGGAGATGGACCTCTTGGGGGAGTGGACTGGTGTGAGCCTGAAGCCCCCATTGccttacaacaacaacaatcccTTTTCCATGCATTCTTCAACCAATCCCTTCCTCAACGGCTCAGTACAGGGTGCGCTTGACCAGAACAGCAATGAAAAGGCCAATCAAAATAACAGCATTGATCTACTTCTCTTTGACTCCCTTACTCCTATACCATCTGCTCTCATCTCCACTACCACTAGCAATGGCACTGCTACTTTTTACAATAATGGGAATAGTATTTGTGATGGTATGCCTACCAGCCCCAGTGTAGAACCCTTGCAGATAAGCCGCAAGGACAACCCATTTTTCCGGAGCAAAAGATCCTACAGTTTGTCAGAGTTGTCAATCCTCCAGTCTCAGTCCAATCCTCCATTGCCTTCATCAGGGTTCTTCACAGGTCTTAAGGCACCATCTCCAGAGCAGTTTCAGAGCAGAGAGGACTTCAGGACAGCATGGCTGAACCACCGGAAGTTGGCCCGTTCATGCCATGACCTTGACTCCTTGGGGCAGAATCCAGGTTGGGGACAAACCCAGCCTGTGGAAACTAATATTGTTTGTAAGCTGGACAGCTGTGGTGGGGCAGTCCAACTTCCAGACACTAGCATCAGTATTCACATACCTGAGGGTCATGTCGCAGTGGGAGACACCCAACAGATATCGATAAAGGCTTTACTGGATCCACCACTGGAACTGAACAATGACAGGTGCACCACAGTCAGCCCTGTAGTTGAGATTAAATTAAGCAACATGGAGATCAAATCTTTCATAACCTTGGAGATGAAGATATCTGTTGAAGTAAAAAAAGAGAGCAGACAAGTGGCAAAGGTGATATGTGTGAGAAGCGACTGCAAAGAGGGTCCCTACATCCCTGTACCACAGGCATACATATATGGAGATACAGTTCAGGTCCAGTTGGACAGTCTGGAACCATGTATGTATGTGGCTGTTGTGGTCCAATCCAaccatgttttgtttaattcGACTGTGTGGGATCATGTTGTGAAGAAGGTCACTCTCGGCCTGTATGGACCTAAGCACATTCATCCATCCTTTAAGACTGTGGTTGCCATCTTTGGACACGATTGTGCTCCAAAGACCCTGCTTGTCACTGAGGTAGGCAAGCAGGCTCAGTCTGCTCCACCTGTGGCGCTCCAGCTTTGGGGGAAGCACCAATTTGTTCTCGCTCGGCCTCAAGACCTTCAGATAGGCATGTATTCCAACATGTCCAATTACGAAGTGAAGGCAAGTGATCAAGCCAGGGTGGTAAGAGGATTCCAGGTTAAACTTGGCAAAGTCAGCCGTCTCATTTACATGATCTCATCTCGAAATGCAGATGAGCTGTCTGACTTCACACTTCGGGTTCAGGTCAAGGATGATCAGGACTGTATCCTTGCCCAGTTCTGCGTCCAGACACCTCAACCTCCGCCTAAAACTGGAATACGAGCCAATGGCCAGAGAAGATTTCTTAAGAAGAAGGAAGTGGGCAAGATTATTTTATCACCTTTGGCCATAACCACCAAATATCCACAGTTCCAGGAGCGCTGCATTACAAACTTAAGGTTTGGCAAACTGATCAAGACGGTGATTAGGCAAACAAAGAACCAGTACTTGCTGGAATATAAGAAGGGGGACGTGATTGCCCTGCTTAGTGAAGAGAAGATCAAACTGAAAGGGCAACTGTGGACCAAAGAGTGGTATATAGGTTACTATCAGGGAAAGACTGGGCTTGTGCATGTGAAAAATGTGCTAGTTTTGGGTAAGGTGAAGCCAATTTACTTCTGTGGGCCAGATCTTACCACCACAATGCTGCTGGAACAAACCCTAAAGCCCTGCAAGTTCCTCACCTACATTTATGCCTCTGTGAGGACAgtgttgatggagaatgtgggAAACTGGAGGGCGTTTGCTGATGCCCTGGGCTATGGGAACTTGCCCTTGACTTACTTCTGCCGGGCAGAGTTGGATAGTGAACCAGAGAAGGTGGCTTCCGTGCTGGAGAAACTCAAAGAGGATTGTAACAACATGGAGATCAAGGAGAAGAAGTCATTTCAGAAGGAGCTAATGACG GGCTGTGTGGACATCAGATTTTgccactttcatatgtggtcCTAA